In Deinococcus reticulitermitis, a single window of DNA contains:
- the nusA gene encoding transcription termination factor NusA gives MTQDVNFADALREVAQARNINELQLIEAFEQSLALAYTRNVEPDKRIEVHLDPQSGELEVLVVREVVEKVEDENMQISLADALELDPGVEIGMEMEFPVDREKFSRIALQAAKQTLTQKMRETERNVVFNEYKDREGQVLTAQIVRSDNKGNWFVELGAGEAILPPREQIPGEKLTPGSRVKIYLKEVRKTPKGPTILASRADERLLDHLLRQEIPEVANGIVEVKAIAREAGQRSKVAVFSHNSNVDPIGACIGHRGNRIQAVTGELGRERVDVILWDASPREFIRNALSPAKVGPIEVLSDSRDATVTVTPDQLSLAIGKGGQNVRLAAKLTGFKIDLRETAAVSDLDAAMQQALQEEQDAGGSTASQSAFDALFKDSKSVATASPDDAGQPQE, from the coding sequence ATGACCCAAGACGTCAATTTCGCCGACGCCCTCAGAGAAGTGGCGCAGGCACGCAACATCAACGAACTGCAACTGATCGAGGCCTTCGAGCAGTCGCTCGCCCTGGCCTACACCCGCAACGTCGAGCCCGACAAGCGCATCGAAGTGCACCTCGATCCGCAGAGCGGCGAACTCGAGGTCCTTGTGGTGCGCGAAGTGGTGGAGAAGGTGGAAGACGAGAACATGCAGATCTCGCTCGCCGACGCCCTCGAGCTCGACCCTGGCGTGGAAATCGGGATGGAGATGGAGTTCCCGGTCGACCGCGAGAAGTTTTCACGCATCGCGTTGCAGGCCGCCAAGCAGACCCTGACCCAGAAGATGCGCGAAACCGAGCGCAACGTGGTCTTCAACGAGTACAAGGACCGCGAGGGTCAGGTGCTCACCGCACAGATCGTGAGAAGCGACAACAAGGGCAACTGGTTCGTCGAACTCGGTGCTGGAGAGGCGATCTTGCCGCCGCGCGAGCAGATTCCCGGCGAGAAGCTCACGCCCGGCAGCCGCGTCAAGATCTACCTCAAGGAGGTCCGCAAGACCCCCAAGGGCCCAACCATCCTGGCGAGCCGCGCCGACGAGCGGCTCCTCGATCACCTGCTGCGCCAGGAGATTCCCGAAGTCGCCAACGGCATCGTGGAGGTCAAGGCGATCGCGCGCGAGGCCGGGCAGAGAAGCAAGGTCGCGGTGTTCTCGCACAACTCCAACGTCGACCCCATCGGCGCCTGCATCGGGCACCGCGGCAACCGCATCCAGGCCGTGACCGGCGAACTCGGCCGCGAGCGCGTGGACGTGATTCTCTGGGACGCTTCCCCGCGCGAATTCATCCGCAACGCGCTCTCGCCGGCCAAGGTCGGCCCGATCGAGGTGCTGAGTGACAGCCGCGACGCCACCGTCACGGTCACGCCCGACCAGCTCTCGCTCGCGATCGGCAAGGGCGGCCAGAACGTGCGGCTCGCGGCCAAGCTGACCGGCTTCAAGATCGACCTGCGCGAGACGGCGGCCGTCTCGGACCTCGACGCCGCGATGCAGCAGGCGTTGCAAGAAGAGCAGGACGCGGGAGGCTCGACCGCCTCCCAATCGGCCTTCGACGCGCTGTTCAAGGACAGCAAGTCGGTGGCGACCGCCAGCCCCGATGACGCCGGGCAGCCCCAGGAGTGA
- a CDS encoding GGDEF domain-containing protein, whose protein sequence is MALSGRGLPRAALERSGGPQGNPAFDALRRRLYLHICAVGIGVELAIWGLNEGKEVPDLVTRSASPVLLAVTCGIWLWLRAGRSIATVERLGVAVCTVMILARLLTLPLLDPRHILYSLEDLYWLLVAMSFVNFVVFDYRRAIAASALMYLLAVTLPWAVLESTGFTEGLRLAQMQLLCGMVMLFSCILAWYREHFILMRDRAELSERLANTDALTGLSNRHALYPQLEALLRQRTKLQETHPSALLLLDIDHFKRVNDRFGHNTGDEVLRTVAQVLRSELREPSLLGRWGGEEFLIGLPETGSDGALAVAERLRQAVGTHNFAGVGRLTISLGVAVCQRGDSSASCVARADAALYQAKQRGRNQTVVAGAREPVDREKTGLEASGPSGRRAGW, encoded by the coding sequence ATGGCGCTTTCAGGCCGAGGGTTGCCCCGGGCAGCGCTGGAACGTTCCGGCGGGCCGCAGGGCAACCCGGCTTTCGATGCGTTGCGCCGGCGGCTCTACCTGCATATCTGCGCCGTGGGTATTGGCGTGGAACTGGCGATCTGGGGGCTCAACGAGGGGAAGGAGGTGCCAGACCTGGTGACCCGGTCTGCCAGCCCGGTGCTCCTGGCTGTCACCTGCGGCATCTGGCTGTGGCTGCGCGCCGGGCGCTCCATCGCGACGGTGGAGCGGCTGGGGGTGGCGGTGTGCACGGTGATGATTCTGGCGCGGCTGCTGACCCTGCCCCTGCTCGACCCGCGCCACATCCTCTATTCGCTGGAGGACCTGTACTGGCTGCTTGTGGCGATGTCTTTTGTGAACTTCGTGGTGTTCGACTACCGCCGGGCCATCGCAGCGTCGGCGCTGATGTATCTGCTGGCGGTCACGCTGCCCTGGGCAGTGCTGGAGAGCACTGGCTTCACCGAAGGGCTGCGCCTGGCGCAGATGCAGTTGCTGTGCGGCATGGTGATGCTTTTCTCATGCATTCTGGCGTGGTACCGCGAGCACTTTATCCTGATGCGCGACCGCGCCGAGCTGTCCGAGCGCCTGGCGAACACCGACGCCCTGACCGGGCTGAGCAACCGCCACGCACTGTATCCCCAGCTCGAAGCCTTGCTCAGGCAGCGCACGAAGCTTCAAGAGACGCACCCCAGCGCGCTGCTGCTGCTCGATATCGATCACTTCAAGCGCGTCAATGACCGTTTTGGCCACAACACCGGCGACGAGGTGCTGCGGACGGTGGCGCAGGTGCTGCGCTCGGAGTTGCGCGAGCCCTCCCTGCTGGGCCGCTGGGGCGGCGAGGAATTCCTGATCGGCCTGCCCGAAACAGGATCGGACGGGGCCCTCGCCGTCGCCGAGCGGCTGCGGCAGGCGGTGGGGACCCACAACTTCGCGGGGGTGGGGCGGCTCACGATAAGCCTGGGCGTTGCCGTCTGTCAGCGGGGCGACTCCTCGGCCTCGTGCGTGGCGCGGGCCGACGCGGCGCTCTACCAGGCCAAGCAGAGGGGACGCAATCAAACGGTCGTGGCCGGAGCACGGGAGCCGGTGGACAGGGAAAAAACCGGGCTGGAGGCAAGCGGGCCTAGCGGCCGGCGGGCGGGGTGGTGA
- a CDS encoding cupin domain-containing protein — translation MPHYKVSLEDTRHGHDGEHGLARGEHSAMRYWHNEQPSDTADKESSTNDYETLGYVISGQVELTVDGQTLILGPGDSYYVPQGAEHVYRVVETLNAVEVTTPPAGR, via the coding sequence ATGCCGCATTACAAGGTCAGTTTAGAAGACACCCGCCACGGCCACGACGGCGAGCATGGGCTCGCGCGCGGCGAGCACAGCGCCATGCGCTACTGGCACAACGAGCAGCCGAGCGACACTGCCGACAAAGAGTCGAGCACCAACGACTACGAGACGCTCGGCTACGTGATCAGCGGGCAGGTCGAGCTGACGGTGGACGGCCAGACCCTGATCCTCGGCCCTGGCGACAGCTACTACGTGCCCCAGGGCGCCGAACACGTTTACCGCGTGGTCGAGACGCTGAACGCCGTGGAGGTCACCACCCCGCCCGCCGGCCGCTAG
- a CDS encoding DUF448 domain-containing protein: protein MTPGSPRSEPTPGQHVPERTCVACRRKRPQGELRRVTRTAQGWELQAGPRAGRGAYVCADSPACWQEKGLRRAFRAQAGQVAAQLQRSPAALRAPLDFHPD, encoded by the coding sequence ATGACGCCGGGCAGCCCCAGGAGTGAGCCCACTCCCGGCCAGCACGTCCCCGAGCGCACCTGCGTCGCCTGCCGGCGCAAGAGGCCACAGGGAGAACTGCGGCGGGTGACGCGAACCGCGCAGGGCTGGGAGCTTCAAGCTGGGCCCCGCGCGGGCCGGGGGGCCTACGTCTGTGCCGATTCACCGGCCTGCTGGCAGGAAAAAGGGCTGCGCCGGGCCTTCCGGGCCCAGGCCGGTCAGGTCGCCGCGCAGCTTCAGCGGTCCCCGGCGGCCCTGCGCGCTCCTCTAGACTTTCACCCGGACTGA
- the trpE gene encoding anthranilate synthase component I → MTSTSPDASPAHPPLPAPQLAYRELNADLDTPVTAYLKAAQGEAVSFLLESVEAGEKLGRYSFIGVGEQGRFEYRAGRVESRGVFGDFSGEEADPLARLYRVTTRALSVPAGLPALIGGAVGYAAYDIIRAYERLPESNSDELNVPDALFIAPRGMVIYDHLKHRLIAVATAPGAAQAEAEVERLTRRLRGPLPGVPGQHPAPSPEFTSNFTPQGFEAAVERALEYIRAGDIFQVVPSQRFSAELTVHPFALYRALRRVNPSPYLGYLDLGGVTLVASSPESLLRSDGARVVTRPIAGTRRRGQTPEADDALAAELLADEKERAEHLMLLDLGRNDLGRVSRYGSVRVQDAFTVERYSHVMHIVSSVTGELREDQTPLHALASVLPMGTVSGAPKIRAMEIIDELEPVRRGPYGGCFGYVAFDGSLDMALTLRTMVIADGRVHIQAGAGIVADSVPEAEEQETRSKAAALMRAVELAAAGL, encoded by the coding sequence ATGACCTCGACCTCCCCCGATGCCAGCCCCGCTCATCCGCCCCTGCCCGCGCCGCAGCTCGCCTACCGCGAACTGAACGCCGACCTCGACACGCCGGTCACCGCCTACCTCAAGGCGGCGCAGGGCGAGGCGGTCTCCTTTCTGCTCGAAAGCGTGGAGGCCGGCGAGAAGTTGGGGCGTTACTCCTTTATCGGGGTGGGAGAGCAAGGCCGCTTCGAGTACCGCGCCGGGAGGGTGGAGAGCCGGGGCGTATTCGGGGACTTCTCCGGGGAAGAGGCCGACCCCCTCGCCCGGCTCTACCGCGTGACCACCCGGGCGCTGAGTGTTCCGGCGGGATTGCCGGCCCTGATCGGTGGCGCCGTGGGCTACGCCGCCTACGACATCATCCGGGCCTACGAACGCCTGCCGGAGAGCAACTCCGACGAGCTGAACGTGCCGGACGCCCTGTTCATCGCGCCGCGCGGCATGGTGATCTACGACCACCTCAAGCACCGCCTGATCGCGGTCGCCACGGCCCCAGGCGCCGCGCAGGCCGAGGCCGAGGTGGAGCGCCTGACCCGCCGGCTGCGCGGCCCACTGCCGGGGGTGCCGGGCCAGCACCCCGCGCCCAGCCCCGAGTTCACGAGCAACTTCACCCCGCAGGGCTTTGAAGCCGCCGTGGAACGCGCCCTGGAGTACATCCGGGCCGGCGACATCTTCCAGGTGGTGCCTTCGCAGCGCTTCAGCGCCGAGCTGACGGTGCATCCCTTCGCGCTCTACCGGGCGCTGCGGCGGGTCAATCCCAGCCCCTACCTCGGCTACCTCGACCTCGGGGGCGTGACGCTGGTCGCGAGCAGCCCCGAGAGCCTGCTGCGCAGCGACGGTGCACGCGTGGTCACCCGCCCAATCGCTGGCACGCGGCGGCGCGGCCAGACGCCCGAGGCCGACGATGCCCTCGCCGCCGAACTCCTCGCCGACGAAAAGGAGCGGGCCGAACACCTGATGCTCCTCGACCTCGGGCGCAACGACCTCGGGCGGGTGAGCCGCTACGGCAGCGTGCGCGTGCAGGACGCCTTTACCGTCGAGCGCTACAGCCACGTCATGCACATCGTCTCCAGCGTGACCGGCGAACTGCGGGAGGACCAGACGCCGCTGCACGCCCTCGCCTCGGTCCTGCCGATGGGCACGGTGAGCGGCGCCCCCAAGATCCGCGCGATGGAGATCATCGACGAACTCGAACCCGTGCGGCGCGGTCCCTATGGCGGCTGCTTCGGCTACGTCGCCTTCGACGGCTCGCTCGACATGGCGCTCACCCTGCGGACGATGGTGATCGCCGACGGGCGTGTCCACATCCAGGCTGGGGCCGGCATCGTCGCCGACAGCGTGCCGGAGGCGGAGGAGCAGGAGACCCGCAGCAAGGCCGCCGCCCTGATGCGCGCGGTAGAACTCGCGGCGGCGGGGCTGTGA
- the rimP gene encoding ribosome maturation factor RimP, producing MNNNPNNNSALLTLADAAVRPLGFEVLEVTQTREGRELTVLVRIDRLDEQPVTMEDLTAASRAAEAEFDRVDPVPGEYRLEFESPGSKRPLLRARHFERMLGLKAKVRGGEHNFTAPIKAVSGDLVTFDCGGQDVKVSVHEIQAHLAEFPDRHR from the coding sequence ATGAATAACAACCCGAATAACAACTCAGCGCTGCTTACCCTCGCCGACGCGGCGGTGCGGCCCCTGGGCTTCGAGGTGCTCGAAGTGACCCAGACGCGCGAAGGGCGTGAATTGACCGTGCTCGTGCGGATCGACCGGCTCGACGAACAGCCGGTGACGATGGAGGACCTGACCGCGGCGAGCCGCGCGGCGGAAGCCGAATTCGACCGCGTCGACCCGGTTCCCGGTGAGTACCGGCTGGAATTCGAGTCGCCGGGGAGCAAGCGGCCCCTGCTGCGTGCGCGGCACTTCGAGCGCATGCTCGGCCTCAAGGCCAAGGTGCGCGGCGGCGAGCACAACTTCACGGCGCCGATCAAGGCGGTTTCGGGCGATCTCGTGACCTTCGACTGCGGGGGACAGGACGTCAAGGTGAGCGTGCATGAGATACAGGCGCACCTTGCCGAATTTCCTGACCGCCACCGTTAA
- a CDS encoding FAD:protein FMN transferase, producing the protein MTTLLARLRPPYRLRSVYERLLGTEVEVQIVARGRAQAEAAERAALDELERLTRVLNRFDPQSEVSHWLARPGERVGLSRDLLTVLERADHWQRVTNGAFHPGADALGALWRAAAALGERPAPTELARQVAALRSPLWTLHGGGEATLHAPFPLGLNALAKGYVVDRAAEAAYQAPGVRAVLVNAGGDLRTLGGDGLRIAVADPFTARDDAPPLTSVRVRGGALATSGGAHRGYRIGEAWYSHLIDPRSGEPVAEVPGVTVTAPDCATADALATALSVLDVESGLALTDVTPGAAALIVTRAGEWRTSARWSSEP; encoded by the coding sequence ATGACCACCCTGCTGGCCCGACTGCGCCCGCCCTACCGCCTGCGTAGCGTCTACGAGCGGCTGCTCGGGACCGAGGTCGAGGTCCAGATCGTAGCGCGGGGCCGTGCCCAGGCCGAGGCCGCCGAGCGGGCGGCGCTGGACGAACTGGAGCGCCTGACCCGTGTCCTGAACCGCTTCGACCCGCAGAGCGAAGTCTCGCACTGGCTCGCGCGGCCTGGCGAGCGCGTAGGGCTCAGCCGCGACCTGCTCACCGTGCTGGAGCGGGCCGACCACTGGCAGCGGGTGACGAACGGGGCCTTTCACCCCGGGGCCGACGCGCTGGGCGCCCTGTGGAGGGCGGCGGCAGCGCTGGGAGAGCGGCCCGCGCCCACCGAGCTCGCGCGGCAGGTGGCGGCCCTGCGCTCCCCGCTGTGGACCCTGCACGGCGGTGGGGAGGCGACCCTCCACGCCCCTTTCCCACTCGGCCTCAACGCGCTCGCCAAGGGGTACGTCGTGGACCGTGCAGCGGAGGCGGCGTACCAGGCTCCCGGCGTGCGGGCGGTGCTGGTCAATGCCGGCGGCGACCTGCGCACCCTCGGCGGGGACGGGCTGCGTATCGCGGTAGCCGATCCCTTTACTGCCCGCGACGACGCGCCGCCGCTGACCTCCGTGCGGGTGCGCGGGGGTGCCCTGGCGACGAGCGGCGGAGCGCACCGGGGCTACCGCATTGGGGAGGCGTGGTATTCGCACCTGATTGACCCCCGCAGCGGCGAGCCGGTCGCCGAAGTGCCCGGCGTGACCGTCACCGCGCCCGACTGCGCGACCGCCGACGCCCTCGCCACCGCGCTGAGCGTGCTAGATGTGGAAAGCGGCCTGGCACTGACCGACGTTACCCCCGGCGCGGCGGCCCTGATCGTGACCCGCGCCGGCGAGTGGCGGACGAGCGCACGTTGGAGCAGTGAGCCCTGA
- the gcvP gene encoding aminomethyl-transferring glycine dehydrogenase, whose translation MTRPLSDLLQTQDFTARHLGPSEAEQAEMLAELGVSSLDELTATTLPQAIQFDGELSAGPGVTEAQALAELRAVAQKNQVFRSYIGMGYYGTHVPGVIGRNMLENPGWYTAYTPYQAEISQGRLEMLLNFQQTVMDLTGMPVSNASLLDEATAAAEAMTLAKRAGKSKGNVFYVADNVHPQTLAVVRTRAEYFGYEVQTGDADAVPEGAFGVLVQYPGTHGELLDLAPIAERTHAAGAALIVATDLLACALITPPGELGADIVVGSAQRFGVPMGFGGPHAAFLACKDAFQRSMPGRVIGVSKDAHGHTALRMAMQTREQHIRREKATSNICTAQALLANMAAAYAVYHGPEGIRTIAERVHRMTGILAKALEGAGMKTNETFFDTLTFEGNAGEIRGRAEAKGINMRYEGGLISVSLDETVTVADLADLTEVVTGERADVEALDAQAVGGIPTHLQRTSEYLTHPVFSAHRSEHGMLRYLKTLENRDYSLVHGMIPLGSCTMKLNATTEMIPVTWPEFGSLHPFAPAEQTQGYAELLAELEGWLADITGYDAVSLQPNSGAQGEYAGLLTIRKYHESRGEGHRNVCLIPASAHGTNPASAAMMGMQVVVVKTDAEGNIDFADLQAQAEKHSANLGALMITYPSTHGVYEANVKEVCALIHEHGGQVYLDGANMNALVGVAKPGLIGSDVSHLNLHKTFAIPHGGGGPGMGPIGVKAHLAPFLPNHAVRPTGESATGAVSAAPYGSASILPISYLYIKLLGAAGLKKATQVALLSANYVAQQLGSAYPILYRGQNGRIAHECIIDIRPLKAASGITEEDIAKRLMDYGFHAPTMSFPVPGTLMIEPTESEPKAELDRFIGAMLSIRREIQEVEDGLMKAEDSPLKHAPHTQDDLMGEAWNRAYSREVGAFPTRHQKAWKYWPAVNRVDNVYGDRNFVCSCPPIEEYVGA comes from the coding sequence ATGACCCGACCCCTCTCCGACCTTCTCCAGACCCAGGACTTCACCGCCCGTCACCTCGGCCCGAGCGAGGCCGAGCAAGCCGAGATGCTCGCCGAACTCGGCGTGTCGAGCCTGGACGAGCTGACCGCAACCACGCTGCCACAGGCGATTCAGTTTGACGGCGAACTCAGCGCCGGCCCCGGCGTCACCGAGGCGCAGGCGCTCGCCGAGCTGCGGGCGGTGGCACAGAAGAACCAGGTGTTCCGCTCGTACATCGGCATGGGCTACTACGGCACGCACGTGCCGGGCGTGATTGGGCGCAACATGCTGGAAAACCCCGGCTGGTACACCGCCTACACGCCGTATCAGGCCGAGATCTCGCAGGGGCGGCTGGAGATGCTGCTCAACTTTCAGCAGACCGTGATGGACCTGACCGGGATGCCGGTGTCCAACGCCTCGCTGCTCGACGAAGCGACCGCCGCCGCCGAGGCGATGACGCTCGCCAAGCGCGCGGGCAAGAGCAAGGGGAACGTCTTTTACGTCGCCGACAACGTGCATCCGCAGACGCTCGCGGTGGTGCGGACCCGCGCCGAGTACTTCGGTTATGAGGTGCAGACCGGCGACGCCGACGCGGTGCCGGAGGGGGCCTTCGGCGTGCTGGTGCAGTATCCCGGCACGCACGGGGAGCTGCTCGACCTCGCGCCGATTGCCGAGAGGACCCACGCGGCGGGCGCGGCGCTGATCGTGGCGACCGACCTGCTCGCCTGCGCGCTGATCACCCCGCCCGGCGAACTCGGGGCCGACATCGTGGTGGGCTCGGCGCAGCGCTTCGGGGTGCCGATGGGCTTCGGCGGCCCGCACGCGGCGTTCCTGGCGTGCAAGGACGCCTTCCAGCGCTCGATGCCGGGGCGCGTGATCGGCGTGAGCAAGGATGCTCATGGCCACACCGCCCTGCGCATGGCGATGCAGACCCGCGAGCAGCACATCCGCCGCGAGAAGGCGACCTCCAACATCTGCACCGCGCAGGCGCTCCTCGCCAACATGGCCGCCGCCTACGCCGTGTACCACGGCCCGGAGGGCATCCGCACGATTGCCGAGCGGGTGCACCGGATGACCGGGATTCTGGCGAAGGCGCTGGAAGGCGCCGGAATGAAGACGAACGAGACGTTCTTCGATACGCTCACCTTCGAGGGGAACGCCGGGGAAATCCGGGGCCGCGCTGAGGCCAAGGGCATCAACATGCGCTACGAGGGCGGCCTGATCTCGGTCAGCCTGGATGAAACGGTGACGGTGGCCGACCTGGCCGACCTGACCGAAGTCGTGACCGGGGAGCGGGCCGACGTGGAGGCGCTCGACGCGCAGGCGGTGGGCGGCATTCCTACCCATTTGCAGCGCACCTCCGAGTACCTGACACATCCAGTCTTCAGCGCGCACCGCAGTGAACACGGCATGCTGCGCTATCTCAAGACGCTCGAAAACCGCGACTACAGCCTCGTGCACGGCATGATTCCCCTCGGAAGCTGCACGATGAAGCTCAACGCGACCACCGAGATGATTCCCGTGACCTGGCCCGAGTTCGGGAGCCTGCACCCTTTCGCCCCCGCCGAGCAGACGCAGGGCTACGCCGAACTGCTCGCCGAGCTCGAAGGCTGGCTCGCCGACATCACGGGCTACGACGCCGTATCGCTCCAGCCCAATTCCGGGGCGCAGGGCGAGTACGCGGGGCTGCTCACTATCCGCAAGTACCACGAGAGCCGGGGCGAGGGCCACCGCAACGTCTGTCTGATTCCGGCCTCGGCGCACGGCACCAACCCCGCGAGCGCCGCGATGATGGGGATGCAGGTGGTGGTGGTCAAGACCGACGCCGAGGGCAACATCGACTTCGCGGACCTCCAGGCCCAGGCCGAGAAGCACAGCGCCAACCTCGGTGCCCTGATGATCACCTACCCGAGCACCCACGGCGTGTACGAGGCGAACGTCAAGGAAGTCTGCGCCCTGATCCACGAGCACGGCGGGCAGGTGTACCTCGACGGCGCGAACATGAACGCGCTCGTCGGCGTCGCCAAGCCCGGATTGATCGGCAGTGACGTGTCGCACCTCAACCTGCACAAGACCTTCGCGATTCCGCACGGCGGCGGCGGCCCCGGCATGGGTCCGATCGGGGTCAAGGCGCACCTCGCGCCGTTCCTGCCTAATCACGCGGTCCGGCCCACCGGCGAGAGCGCGACCGGCGCGGTGAGTGCGGCGCCCTACGGCAGCGCGAGCATCCTGCCGATCTCGTACCTCTACATCAAGCTGCTCGGGGCCGCCGGCCTGAAGAAAGCCACGCAGGTGGCCCTCCTGAGCGCCAACTACGTCGCCCAGCAGCTCGGCAGCGCCTACCCGATCCTGTACAGGGGCCAGAACGGGCGCATCGCCCACGAGTGCATCATCGACATCCGGCCCCTGAAGGCGGCGAGCGGCATCACCGAAGAGGACATCGCCAAGCGGTTGATGGACTACGGCTTCCACGCGCCCACCATGAGCTTCCCCGTCCCCGGCACCCTGATGATCGAGCCCACCGAGTCCGAGCCCAAAGCCGAACTCGACCGCTTCATCGGCGCGATGCTGAGCATTCGCCGCGAGATTCAGGAGGTCGAGGACGGGCTGATGAAGGCCGAGGACAGCCCGCTGAAGCACGCGCCCCATACCCAGGACGACCTGATGGGTGAGGCGTGGAACCGCGCCTACAGCCGCGAGGTGGGGGCCTTCCCTACCCGTCACCAGAAAGCCTGGAAGTACTGGCCCGCCGTCAACCGTGTGGACAACGTCTACGGCGACCGCAACTTCGTGTGCTCGTGCCCACCGATCGAGGAGTACGTGGGGGCGTAA
- a CDS encoding DUF2271 domain-containing protein, whose protein sequence is MTHLPEPQTAAGAADQTRRSFLIRLAAAAAAVGVARVLPGGFAEAATSTKTWASGMALDVQFTVATQATGRVKRPYVAVWIEDAQGKTLRNLTVWVQQSRLNPRWLAELRRWTRENSALLGTVSSATRNPGTYAVAWDGKTDKGVLAPQGDYYVCVETAREHGPYSLVRQKVTVGASAFKKSLGADGDIEAVNVSFGKA, encoded by the coding sequence ATGACCCACCTGCCCGAACCCCAGACCGCCGCCGGAGCCGCCGACCAGACCCGCCGCTCGTTCCTCATCCGGCTCGCCGCCGCTGCCGCCGCCGTCGGGGTGGCCCGCGTGCTGCCTGGGGGCTTCGCCGAGGCTGCCACCAGCACCAAGACGTGGGCGAGCGGCATGGCGCTCGATGTCCAGTTCACGGTCGCCACCCAGGCCACCGGGCGGGTCAAGCGCCCCTACGTCGCCGTCTGGATCGAGGACGCGCAGGGGAAGACGCTGCGTAACCTGACCGTGTGGGTGCAGCAAAGCCGCCTCAACCCGCGCTGGCTCGCCGAGCTGCGGCGCTGGACGCGCGAGAACAGCGCGCTCCTGGGCACCGTGAGCAGCGCCACCCGCAACCCCGGCACCTACGCGGTCGCCTGGGACGGCAAGACCGACAAGGGCGTCCTCGCGCCGCAGGGCGACTACTACGTGTGCGTCGAGACGGCGCGCGAGCACGGTCCCTACAGCCTCGTGCGCCAGAAGGTGACGGTGGGGGCGAGTGCCTTCAAAAAGAGCCTGGGCGCGGATGGCGATATCGAGGCCGTCAATGTCAGCTTCGGCAAGGCGTGA
- a CDS encoding PepSY-associated TM helix domain-containing protein yields the protein MPAPPVAPAPQVTRRPRTLKAEANKWVRWLHTYTSMISLLAVLFFSVTGLTLNHPDWAFGTQEVQREVTGTLPSGWLQNGEVNWLTVAEELRATQGLKGRAEEPRVDGSEASVSFLAPGYSADAVIDTQTGGYSVNILQQGGVAVLNDLHKGRDSGGTWKWVIDLSAGFLTVVALTGIGVLLFLKKTRVQALTVMGLGGLGLVLLGWLAVK from the coding sequence TTGCCCGCCCCTCCGGTCGCCCCAGCGCCGCAGGTGACGCGGCGTCCGCGCACCCTCAAGGCAGAGGCGAACAAGTGGGTGCGCTGGCTGCACACCTACACCTCCATGATCAGCCTGCTCGCAGTGCTGTTCTTCTCAGTCACCGGGCTGACCCTCAACCACCCCGACTGGGCCTTCGGCACGCAGGAGGTGCAGCGCGAGGTGACCGGCACCCTCCCGAGCGGCTGGCTTCAGAACGGCGAGGTCAACTGGCTCACCGTGGCCGAGGAGCTGCGCGCAACCCAGGGCCTCAAGGGCCGTGCCGAGGAACCCCGCGTGGACGGCAGCGAGGCGAGCGTGTCCTTCCTCGCCCCCGGCTATAGCGCCGACGCGGTGATCGACACCCAGACCGGCGGGTACAGTGTGAACATCCTCCAGCAGGGGGGGGTGGCGGTGCTCAACGACCTCCACAAAGGCCGCGACTCGGGGGGCACGTGGAAGTGGGTGATCGACCTGAGCGCCGGCTTCCTGACCGTGGTGGCGCTGACCGGCATCGGTGTCCTCCTCTTCCTGAAAAAGACGCGCGTGCAGGCGCTGACCGTGATGGGCCTCGGCGGCCTCGGGCTGGTGCTGCTGGGCTGGCTGGCGGTGAAGTGA